The nucleotide window ATCATTCACGGTTTAGCTGGGGCGTCTGCGAcatgttttcatctttatCAAGTTATGTGTATTTAAACTGTTTCCTTAAAGAAACGTTACGGTTGTCTAGAAAGCTTGAATAAAATTCATTTGTATATGccaatttttctttgtctttGAGATGTTTCAGTGTCAACGAAAAGCAGgcatggtttattaaaatcttGTGTCATTGATGTAAGCTACAAATGTGCATGTAATATATAATGCTATAAATGTAAATATCTATATAATGCTAGTTTTCTGCTttagttgaaaattttgaaaaaccgTTGCTTTTGCCCACAACTTGACGAATTTGTAATCACTGACTAGTAATAATCGGATACGTGTTGCATAATTGttgttataattaattattatgtagCAGCAGGTGCAACCTTCGTTATGAAATTCGTTCTAGTTTTAACTTCAAGTCAACGTCGGTTGACATTGTCACTTCACTCCAAATACTCAGGAAGAATTACTTCTGCTCTAAGATAGCGAGAGTCTTCCACTAGGTGCTCAATCCTGCAAGCTCCCCTTTGTTTTTTGCACAGAAGGACGCTTTTTCCTTCTCGTTCGAGCAAGCTTGCCATCTGGTGGCTCTTGTTCTTTTCCCGATTTCATGGCCGACAAAAGTGACatcaagttttgttttttacgaGGATCAGGTCGAAACATCTTGGGTGGCGAGTTACCGTTTTTCCAATAACTTGGATCAACTCTGTAGctgcaaacaaaaatgatGTCCTGTTAGAATTTCTACTATATAGGCTATTCATCTTCTGAAAGAAATCTATAGTAGCGCTTAACTGGCTGATTTCATAGGTTTggacaaaataaaagaaagtGATTGTAAAACTTGTTAACGGATTCActatattttacaaaacacaAACTAACTGTAGACTAAaatatcaaagttcactgagAAAAAGCAAATCAGCCACGAGACCAACCTAAATGAAACTAATAGTGATGAACTGATGATATATTGAGCGAAACCACGCCATTTTTACTTGCATCAATAGTCGGTCGCATTTAGTAATAGAGTTGAAAACAGAATGGGCAAGCAGcaagatgaaaaattttactAACATTTTCATTACCAGATGAGAAATGCCGTGTTTATACGAAAAGGTTTGTGCTCGGCTGCTGATATAAAAACAGTACAGAAATAAACaatgtaaaacaataaaaactaaaGTAATAGGGTACACTTATTACTTGAACTCTCCACGCAACGCTTGGCTGATCAAATCAGCACATTCTAGATTGCCATAAAGCAGAGCATGGTCCATTGCTGTGTCTCCATATCTGTAAGTGACAGGATGCTTTTAATTTCTATTAAAAAGCACTTTGAGTTTGAACCGGACGACTACTGAACTGCAAACTAAGAATTTCCGTAAAACAATAGATGATTTACTTGTCAGTTGCAGTGATATCACATCCATACTCTATCACTGCTTTTAGAATATCACACCTGCCACTTTCGGCAGCATAGTGAGCAACCGTTTTCTCGTTGTGATTACGCAGCGTGGGGTT belongs to Clavelina lepadiformis chromosome 6, kaClaLepa1.1, whole genome shotgun sequence and includes:
- the LOC143462523 gene encoding uncharacterized protein LOC143462523 isoform X2, translating into MLGEKRMDQRVAGNLLLVVTCSHLFNTEVAACGDVERLNDLLEQHRIDRDEKDEDWDGRTPLFWSAIEGHYLCVKKLLQAGANPTLRNHNEKTVAHYAAESGRYGDTAMDHALLYGNLECADLISQALRGEFNYRVDPSYWKNGNSPPKMFRPDPRKKQNLMSLLSAMKSGKEQEPPDGKLARTRRKKRPSVQKTKGSLQD
- the LOC143462523 gene encoding ankyrin repeat domain-containing protein 66-like isoform X1, translated to MLGEKRMDQRVAGNLLLVVTCSHLFNTEVAACGDVERLNDLLEQHRIDRDEKDEDWDGRTPLFWSAIEGHYLCVKKLLQAGANPTLRNHNEKTVAHYAAESGRCDILKAVIEYGCDITATDKYGDTAMDHALLYGNLECADLISQALRGEFNYRVDPSYWKNGNSPPKMFRPDPRKKQNLMSLLSAMKSGKEQEPPDGKLARTRRKKRPSVQKTKGSLQD